From the Paenibacillus sp. MMS20-IR301 genome, the window ACGGATCGCTTCGGCTACGGAGTATTTCACGCTTCCGACCCGCGAACGGGTAAGGGACCCGTCGACATCGATGCCGACCACCGCAATGTTGTTCATTACGACACAGTGGGCTCCGTTTACTCCCGGAACTCTTTTGGCTAATTGTTCAAAATGATCCTTAAGTGCAACTTCGCTTTCACCGTTTACGTCAGAAGGTTGTCCGCCGTCCGGCGTGGGTTTGAGGGCATTCTTCCCGTCTTCGGACAAAGTGCGCACCTCATGGTTCCCCTGGCTGCTCAAAGCCTTGGAAGACTGTTTATCCTGAGGAGAGGGTGATGTCTCTTTATTAGCGATACCGCAGCTTGTCAGCAGCAGCAGTACCAGCAACAGACACATTGATTTTCTCATATGTGCTTACTCCTTTCAGCCATGAATCATTGTTTAACTTATCTTGCCCCTGCTGAATAGAGTTATGTATGATCAATCAAACCAGGCGCTGTGGAGGGGATTACATGAAAAAGATATTCGTACTAGACACTAACGTGCTACTGCACGACCCCAATTCGATTTTTGCTTTCAAGGCGAATGAAGTTGTCATTCCCGCTGTAGTCCTGGAAGAAATCGACTCCAAGAAGCGTAATGCCGATGAAATCGGCCGCAACGCCCGCACCGTGTCACGTTTGTTAGACGGACTCCGGGAACTGGGCCACCTGCACAGCGGTGTGGTACTGGAGCATGGAGGAACGCTGAAGGTAGAGCTTAACCACCGCAGCTTCGTAAAGGTACAAGAAATGTTTGGTGAAATTACGAATGACAACCGCATTTTGGCTGTTGCACTCAACTATCTCCACGAGGAGAATGAAAAGGCTGAACCCAGCCCCGTGGTACTCGTAAGTAAAGACGTGCTTGTCCGCATCAAAGCGGATGTACTCGGCATAACCCCGGAGGATTATTTGTCCGACCGCACCGGAGATTTAAACGAGCTGTATTCCGGCTGCCAGTCGCTGATGGTTCATCCTTCACTGATTGATGAGTATTACAGTCACCGCCACTTGTCCGTTAAGCAGCTGGCTTTGTCCTATCCGCTGTACCCGCACGAATTCATCATCCTGAAGGATGAGATCGGCAGCGGTAAATCCGCCCTGCTGAAGGTGAACGGGGATGCCACCCGCCTGGAGCCGCTATATCTCGGCAATGATGCGGTGTGGGGGATCAGCGCCCGCAATGCCCAGCAGCGGATGGCATTGGAA encodes:
- a CDS encoding PhoH family protein; translation: MKKIFVLDTNVLLHDPNSIFAFKANEVVIPAVVLEEIDSKKRNADEIGRNARTVSRLLDGLRELGHLHSGVVLEHGGTLKVELNHRSFVKVQEMFGEITNDNRILAVALNYLHEENEKAEPSPVVLVSKDVLVRIKADVLGITPEDYLSDRTGDLNELYSGCQSLMVHPSLIDEYYSHRHLSVKQLALSYPLYPHEFIILKDEIGSGKSALLKVNGDATRLEPLYLGNDAVWGISARNAQQRMALELLLNDDIPLVTITGKAGTGKTLLALAAGLFKVEDEHKYKKLLIARPVVPMGKDIGYLPGEKDEKLRPWMQPIYDNLEFLFDTKKAGDIDKILMGLGSIQVEALTYIRGRSIPSQFIIIDEAQNLSRHEVKTIVSRAGEGSKVILMGDPEQIDHPYLDAASNGLSYIVEKFKAQGISGHITLEKGERSHLAQLAADLL
- a CDS encoding YhcN/YlaJ family sporulation lipoprotein translates to MRKSMCLLLVLLLLTSCGIANKETSPSPQDKQSSKALSSQGNHEVRTLSEDGKNALKPTPDGGQPSDVNGESEVALKDHFEQLAKRVPGVNGAHCVVMNNIAVVGIDVDGSLTRSRVGSVKYSVAEAIRKDPKGVRALVTADMDLSSRLAEMGKHISKGNPVSGFASEMADIIGRIIPQLPEDTKPQGNGQ